The segment GCGTTACTAGGGAGAATAAGTTCATCAATTTGTTCCATAGTACTGATATCCCGAACATCTACTCGCCGATCATTCAACATTGATATAAAGAGTTTCGAATTTCCCAGTACAGCTACATCAAACGGTTCGAATGGCAAGGAAACTTCTTGGAAAATTTGACCCTTGTCTTTTACATGTAAAAGCCTCTTGTGAGCCGTGTCAGCTAAAATTATACTCTCATCTGGCATAAATGCAGCCCCTGACACTTCAGGGAGAAACTTGTCAAGAGAAGTATTCATATTAAACTCCTTACTGCGTTTTAAACGTGTTCTATGCCATCGGTTGTCTTCTTTGTTTTCaattgatgtttttggtttCACAGTTTTAATACTGGGTAAGAACGGATTGATATTAAGCATTTCTAAGTTCACGTAGGCGTTAGCTTCTATTGTTTCAACTGAACCTAAAGATTTTATGTTCAAAACATCTTTTATCGCTTCAGCGAGTTTGAATTCGACCGAATAGTTTCGGATGGTTTCATTTAGTTTCGTAAGATGTTCTACCTCGTGTTTTGCAATCGTCATGCCTTGCTTAGCAgctaaaataatttgtaaattagaCCCATATTCCTTAGCTTTCGCGGATTCGTCGTCATGTGAATCAAGAACAGCACTTCGATATTTATAATCAGTTATTTCTCCCGAAAGGTTGGTAGCGTatttttcacatgttttatCCAGttgacttataagtttgttCTCTAGTTCTATCAAATGATAATTAAGATTTTCTCTTAATTTCCTAATTTCATCGCGAATTTGTACTTTTTGAGTTTTTACACTCTCTATATTACCTTCTCTTTCTCTTTGcaactttttatatatttttcttatgtttCCAAACTTAATTTTCAACGTTTTGAAATCACTGTTCAGCTGAGCTATGCTGGCAATTTCACTGACTGATTCCACCCCATCACAATCAGAATGGTCATTTCCTTGACATTCGGCACACACGCCAACGTCATGCACAGGACACCATGAGACAATCTCTTTAGATTCATGCTTTTCACAATGCTCTGAAATCTTAATGTCAGGTTTCCCACGCAAATCCATTGTAAATAAGAATTTGAATAAACACTAAATATTCTAAGCTAAGAGTAAAAAAAGTAGGAATAACGATGCGGTCCTACACTTTGCGTACTTGcatatctgaaaataaaataaacaaaatgaccaaTAATGTAAACTGGTATAAATAGCTTCAATGAAATGGgttctttctttgttttttaatgttgtttcttGTCTATCGCTCAATATTCAAAACAATGCATTAAAATCTTACTGAATCATTGATGCTTGTTATCTAACAGAATTTTTAGATAGCAaacatttctaaaaatgagTTAGTTTACAGAACTTATAAATAATTGTCCGGAAAATTCCCCCTTTAGACTTTCTTGTCGAAACAAAAAGagaacacacacaaaaaatatcaCAATAGACTGTACTTGattcaaaatgtttacaaaagtCATGTAAATGAATTAGTATCATGTCTAGACATTTCAATACAGTAAAGTATAATTGTCTGATGCCTGAATagaaccaaaaaataaaatcatcggATTTGAATCATGACAGATAAGTAAGAATTGTCGGACTATCATGACAGATAAGTAAGAACTGTCGGACTATCATGATAGATTAGTAAGAACTGTCGGACTATCATGACAGATGAGTAAGAACTGTCGGACTATCATGACAGATAAGTAAGAACTGTCGGACTATCATGATAGATAAGTAAGAACTGTCGGACTATCATGACAGATAAGTAAGAACTGTGAGACTTTCATGCCAGATAAGTAAGAACTGTCGGATTATCATGACAGATAAGTAAGAACTGTCGGACTATCATGACAGATAAGTAAGAACTGTCGGACTATCATGACAGGTAAGAAAGAACTGTCGGACTATCATGACAGATAAGTAAGAACTGTCGGACTATCATGACAGATAAGTAAGAATTGTCGGACTATCATTAGCACAGACATTCAACCCTGTGTCTTACTCTCTTGGTATGGTTCGCGTCGATAGTCCAATATTGTTTAGTTGTGTCATAGTGCTGTTAGATCTTTGATATAATGGAATTGATACTGTATTcaatgtctttttttctttttttccctcagttttggtcaTCCCCTTATTGTAAATTAGTCTTTGACCTGGTCAAACAATGTAACTTACCTTCGCACTTTGTACCCTTTCCAgtctttgttttaaaactacgtttgtctatattttgtgttttgatttaaaGTGTCGATTTCTTTCAATCGTATTTATGTTAACAAAGAAATTACGactaaataacacaaaacattaaACGGTATTTGAACATATTGATGTTCTATTGTTCTATTGATTATTATCGATACAAGATTGTCACCTTTCAAGTTTGttattgaaatatgtatttcatGTATGACGTACAAAAACATTTctgtacattttcttttctgcgtattttttatattgttatatactatttttcaacttacagtaaaaaaaagggaaagtaaaataaagtaaaacccCAGTTAAAAGGACATTAGTAAACTTCTGAATTGAAATCGATATGGAACCTAAAAGTTTAGCAAAATTCGTCTATGAACGAAAGTTGAATGCTTGTTAATTACTTCAGTAATACTGACTATTGAACTAAGGAATTATGACACAAATGTA is part of the Mytilus trossulus isolate FHL-02 unplaced genomic scaffold, PNRI_Mtr1.1.1.hap1 h1tg000138l__unscaffolded, whole genome shotgun sequence genome and harbors:
- the LOC134700348 gene encoding uncharacterized protein LOC134700348 — protein: MDLRGKPDIKISEHCEKHESKEIVSWCPVHDVGVCAECQGNDHSDCDGVESVSEIASIAQLNSDFKTLKIKFGNIRKIYKKLQREREGNIESVKTQKVQIRDEIRKLRENLNYHLIELENKLISQLDKTCEKYATNLSGEITDYKYRSAVLDSHDDESAKAKEYGSNLQIILAAKQGMTIAKHEVEHLTKLNETIRNYSVEFKLAEAIKDVLNIKSLGSVETIEANAYVNLEMLNINPFLPSIKTVKPKTSIENKEDNRWHRTRLKRSKEFNMNTSLDKFLPEVSGAAFMPDESIILADTAHKRLLHVKDKGQIFQEVSLPFEPFDVAVLGNSKLFISMLNDRRVDVRDISTMEQIDELILPSNASGLNAFEDSLLVVVCEKTGLYLVGSDNSINIISMKHNDEGPVDINAETISYAETKKCLVHSYTHSGKRKFTLKIDGFGYIHGIALLKDSSILVAKLSPGRHSITHISQDGKDKMLRLELNEIASPRSLAVHRKKRKLLLVHGVRKISIFQEL